GCGCCCGACGACTACCAGCAGGGCGCGACCGTGAAGATCATGTTCATCCACGTTCCCAATGCGTGGCTGTCGATGTTCGTCTGGATGGTGATGAGCGTCTCGGCGCTCGGCACGCTGGTGTGGAAGCATCCGCTGGCCGATGTCGCCGCCAAGGCCGCGGCGCCGATCGGCGCATCCTTCACGTTTCTCGCGCTCGCGACCGGCTCGCTCTGGGGCCGCCCGATGTGGGGCACCTACTGGCAGTGGGACGCGCGGCTCACCTCCGTGCTGATCCTGTTCCTAATGTATCTCAGCCTGATCGCGCTGTGGCGCGCGGTGGAGGACCCTATCCGCGCGGCACGCGCCGCCGCCGTGCTGACGCTGGTGGGCGCGATCAATATCCCGATCATCAAGTTTTCCGTGGAGTGGTGGAATACGCTGCATCAGGGCGAATCCGTGTTCCGCATGGGCGGGCCGACGCTCGACCGCGCCTTCCTGATCCCGCTGTTCACGATGGCGATCGCCTTTACCCTGCTGTTCATCACGCTGCATCTCGCCGCGATGCGCAACGAGATCCTGCGGCGGCGGGTACGGACCCTGCAAATGATGCAGGCCGACGGACGCACATCATGAGCACACCTGGGATGAGCACACTTGGCCCCTATGCGGTTTTTATCGGGACCTCCTACGCGCTGGTCGTGCTGGTCGTCGCCGGGCTGATTGCCGCCATCGCTCTGGATTATCGGCGCCAGCAGACCGAACTGCGCCGCCTTGAAGCCAGCGGCGTGACGCGGCGATCCGGCAAGGCTTCCGAACAGACATGACACCCGAACAGAACACACCTCGCGCGCGCCGCTCCTGGCTTCTTGCCCTGCCGCTTCTGGTGTTCTGCGGACTCGCGGTGATGTTCTGGTTTGGCCTTCGCGATGGCGATCCGTCCCGCATTCCCTCGGCCCTGATCGGCCATCCCGCGCCCGTGACGCCGCTGCCGCCGGTTGCGGAATTGACCCGCGACGGCGTGTCCGTTCCCGGCCTCGATCCGGCGGCGTTCAAGCAGCAGGTGACGGTGGTGAATGTGTGGGCATCGTGGTGCGTGCCGTGCCACGACGAAGCGCCGCTGCTGATGAATCTCGCACAGGACAAGCGCATCCGTCTCGTCGGCATCAACTACAAGGACGCGCCCGACAATGCCCGCCGCTTCCTCGGCCGCTACGGCAATCCATTCATGGCGGTCGGCAGCGACGGCAACGGCCGCGCCGCGATCGACTGGGGCGTCTACGGCGTGCCGGAGACTTTCGTGATCGACCGCAAGGGCACGATCGCCTTCAAGCTGATCGGCCCGATCACACCGGACAATCTCGAAACAGTGCTCAAGCCCGAGATCGAAAAGGCGCTTCACTCCGGCGCATAAGTCCTCGGTGCGAGCATTGCGGCATCCGCGGCGCTCAGCAAAAAATTATTTTTGCGATTTATCTGCCGTTCATTTCGAGGCCACAGCGCGGCCATGAATCGTCCGCTCACTCGAAGGCGTTACCAACCCCGTCCCGGAGGACGCTTTCGATGCGATACTTCAAGTCCGTTTCCCTGACTGCCGCCATGCTCGCGCTCGGTCTTCTCACCACGCCTTCGTTCGCGCAATCCATGCAACCGGCGCCCGGCACGACGATGGCGCCGAAAACCGCGCCCGTCTCCACGCCAAAGTCGGACAAGATGGCGCCGAAGGCGGCCGCCCAGAAAGAACTCATCGACATCAACTCGGCGAGCGCCGACGAACTCAAGTCGCTGAAGGGCATCGGCGATGCCTATTCGGCGGCGATCATCAAGAACCGTCCTTACAAGGGCAAGGACGACCTCGTGCACAAGAAGGTCATTCCGGAAAAGACCTATGCCGCGATCAAGGGACATATCATCGCCAAGCAGAAATAACGGCCCCGGCCACCACTCGAAAACACAAAAGCCGCTTCCGGGCCTCCAGAAGCGGCTTTTGCTGCGAATCGAGCCTCGAATCTGGCGGGAAACCTTAAAAACGGGGTGTCATGACAGCTTGAGTCTCGACCGAACCTCGCCTAAAAGTCGGCCCGACCGACGGCCCCGCGCCGGACAATGCCGGAGAGGTGGCAGAGTGGTCGAATGCACCGCACTCGAAATGCGGCATAGGTGCAAGCCTATCGGGGGTTCGAATCCCTCCCTCTCCGCCAGCACTGTAAGAAACTCAATAAAATCAAAAGGCCGTTGATTGTCATAGGCTTTTCGCCACCCGACTGGTACACACGGGTGGTACACATGGCACTTTCGATGGCACGTCCCTGGAAGCATCCTGACAGCGGCTTTTTCTGGTTTCGAAAACGCGTCCCCGACGATCTCAAAGCTATCGTTGGCAAACGCGAAGAGCGCTTCAGTCTAGGTACGCGAGAGCCTCAGGAAGCAAAGCGTCTTCACGCGATCAAGCTCGCTGAGATTGAGGAACGCTGGGCCAATCTACGCCGCGGCAAACGCGCTCTCACCTCTGAAGAAATTGCTCATCAAGCTCATGAGATCGGCAGTGACGTTCGACGTCACTTGAGTGCCAATCCGCATCAAACACTTCTATGGGACATCGAGGTCGGTGCGAGCCTTTGGGCCAAGCCCACCATTTTTTCCCTTGATGTGATGCAGCCTCTTCCTAAAGAGCTGGCAGCGAAGATGGATCAGCGCTCGCTATGCTTCGACCTCGTTGACGAGCGCCTTAAAGCTGCTGGCCTTTCGGCAGAAGCAGGCGATCGGCAACGCATTGCTGAAGCTACCTCAATGGAATTGCAGCGGGTTGCCCAAGAGCATCACGCCTATCTTCGAGGTTTATCGCTACCCAACCCGCC
The nucleotide sequence above comes from [Pseudomonas] carboxydohydrogena. Encoded proteins:
- a CDS encoding DsbE family thiol:disulfide interchange protein; protein product: MTPEQNTPRARRSWLLALPLLVFCGLAVMFWFGLRDGDPSRIPSALIGHPAPVTPLPPVAELTRDGVSVPGLDPAAFKQQVTVVNVWASWCVPCHDEAPLLMNLAQDKRIRLVGINYKDAPDNARRFLGRYGNPFMAVGSDGNGRAAIDWGVYGVPETFVIDRKGTIAFKLIGPITPDNLETVLKPEIEKALHSGA
- a CDS encoding ComEA family DNA-binding protein; this encodes MRYFKSVSLTAAMLALGLLTTPSFAQSMQPAPGTTMAPKTAPVSTPKSDKMAPKAAAQKELIDINSASADELKSLKGIGDAYSAAIIKNRPYKGKDDLVHKKVIPEKTYAAIKGHIIAKQK
- a CDS encoding heme ABC transporter permease; the encoded protein is MFLARLANPSRFMAFTARVLPWLAVATVLVLALGLYQSWTAPDDYQQGATVKIMFIHVPNAWLSMFVWMVMSVSALGTLVWKHPLADVAAKAAAPIGASFTFLALATGSLWGRPMWGTYWQWDARLTSVLILFLMYLSLIALWRAVEDPIRAARAAAVLTLVGAINIPIIKFSVEWWNTLHQGESVFRMGGPTLDRAFLIPLFTMAIAFTLLFITLHLAAMRNEILRRRVRTLQMMQADGRTS
- the ccmD gene encoding heme exporter protein CcmD — translated: MSTLGPYAVFIGTSYALVVLVVAGLIAAIALDYRRQQTELRRLEASGVTRRSGKASEQT